AACAACCCGATCTTCACACGGAAAAATGACCGGGCAAAAGAAGGGCTCGCTCTCAAAGATTGCACCTGATGAACGGTCACGAATACGTCAGCAGGAAAGCCTGGATGACCACTAGAGGTGAATTTTCTTCCTACTCATCGTCACCGACATTTTTTCGACAAGTGGACGATTAACAGTAAATTTCCCGAACGACTCTCAGCGGCTACTCCGATGAATTCTTCCAACACCAATCCCCTTTCTCCGAGAAATATCCCGAATGTTGCACCCGTTCATTTCTTCGGCTTTTTGGGTGCCTCCACAGGCCTCGGCGAGACCGGAAGATTAATCATCAAGTCCATGCAAACTGCAGGCATTGACGTGCAGATTCACACCGTCCCGCTGCCGGGTCGTGATCATATAGCGCCACCCGCCAATGCCCACACCATATCCAAACTCACCCTCCCTCCAGAAGGAAGTCTCATCATCCTGTGTTTGGATCCTCAGAATGTCGCCAACCTCACTGATCGAGTGCATCCAGACTTTTTCACCGGCAGACGCTACCATGTCGCCGTGTGGTTTTGGGAACTGAATGCCATTCCACTCTCGACCATCCGTGCCAGCCAGAATGTGGATGAAGTCTGGGTGGTCACCCCGTTCATTCGGGATGCGTTTGCACGCGAACTCACGATCCCCGTGCGCACGTTCCCGCATCCCATTGATCCTGCCATCCTGGATTCCATCAACCCGATCAAGGCCCCGGCGGTGGACGGTCGGTTTGTATTCCTTTTTTCTTTTGCTTACGACAGCTACGGCCCCAGAAAAAATCCAGAGGCCATTTGTCGTGCATTTGCATCGGCATTTCCAGAACCTACGGAAGACGGTCCGGTGCTGATCATCAAATCCTCCAAGTCGAATGAAACCTGGGTGATGAACCATACCCGCATGGTCACTGAATGGAGCCATCGCCCGGACATCTATTTTATCGATGGGGTCATGACCGACCAGGCCCGCCTGGAGCTGGTCAAACGCTGCGATTGTTATGTTTCCCTGCATCGATCTGAGGGGCTTGGGCTAACCATCATGGAGGCCATGGCACTCGGCAAACCCTGCATCGCCACCGGCTTCTCGGGAAACCTGTCTTTCATGAACGACGAAAACAGTGCCCTTGTCCCATGGGTTCCCACGCGCGACGGCCTGCACGCTCCCCCCTACAACGAACTTCCAGAAGCCGAATGGGCGGAACCCGACATCACGGCCGCCGCAGCGGCCATGCATCGCATCTTTCGTGATCCAGCCTATGCTCAAGCCATCGGACGACAAGCCGCCAGCGACATCCGCTCCATCTACAGCCTTCAAGCCGTGGGCGAGAAACTGCGGTCTCTTATCGACAGCTCTCCCGTTCCAGCGGCTCCTGGGGATGAACCGCACCCTGGTCATCGATTCTCTTCGCCAATCTCCGACGCCGTTTCAATCCCCACGCTAACTGGCAATTCCATCGAGTCCTGTTACGCTCAAGCCACCAGAGCTTTGAAAGCCATCAAACTCGAAATCCAGAATCGCCCCCCTGCATCTCCCCTGTCATCCCCCAGCGGCAGCAACCACCAGGAGCTTGCAACGTTCCTCACCCAACTCGTCGACGTTTGCCAGCTTTCCCTCACCGCTCTCAAGGAGAAGGAGAAAAGTTTGGTGACCATTGTTCGCGATCTTAACAGTCTGTTTGGCTCCATCCAGATCCCCGCCCTCTCGGACCTTGATGCGGAAACGACCGAGATGCTTCTCACCACCTCCTCATCACGCCCGTCCACTGAAACGTTTCACACCAAAGCCGTCCGGTCTTTGAATGCATTCAAGAGTGATCTCAAGCAGCGCAAAAACGGTCAAAGCTCCAACAGCAAGATCTCAACCGAGGAAGCTGCCGCCTTTCTCTCACAGCTAACCGACTCCTGTCATCTCGCCTTGAAGGCCGTCAAGGAAAAGGAGGAGAGCATCATGTCTGCGGTGCGTGGGATTGATGCACGCCTGATTCTGATGGAGGATCAAGTCTCCAAACTCTTCCCTCTCGTCGCCGCCCTTTCGAAAGCGCAGCACTCCAAAAGCTCAGACTGGGAACGTCTCGGCATTGAGGCTCCCAGTTATTAACCTTTTTTCCCAGCATGCCTTTCCCCCACCAAGATCGTTGCTGGCATGAGGTGGCCACGTTTGTCCAAAGACACGCTACCCCCAATGCCGCTCTGCTCGCTCCAGACGAGTTTGTCGAAATTTTCGACAACGTCTATTCCTACGAAGCGCCAGGACTCGATCCCACCATCAAATACGACTGGATCATTATCCACAAAGGCCTTTGCGACAGACTCGATCAGGTCTTCATCAATTCCGTGGTCGCCGCTGTTCCCCCACTGCTCGCCAACGATGTCTTTGTGGTTTTCTCCAAAACGGCCGGCCTGAACCCCCTGCCCCCAAACTCCGTCCATATCAACGCCCTGCGCCATGCTTTGCGCAGTCTCCCCAAACAAGCGCACGCTCCCGTCCACCCTTCGGCACGCATCCGACCCGTCAACTTTACCAAGCTCGACGTCGAAGGCGTTCGCGAAGCCATGAACTCGCGTTACCGCCAGGACGAACACGATGAATTCGGCGGATACGAGCATCCTCATCTGTGGGATCAGGTTCGATATCACGAGGTCGACCGGCTGTTCCACCAACTCATCGGCGATGTTCGTGAACTCGATGTGTTGGAGATCGGCTGCGGCATTGGACGCAACACCAAATTTTTTGAACATGCGGCCAGCTATCTCGGAACCGATCTCTCCGACGTCGCCATTGCCAAAGCGCAGCAGCGGGGGTTCGATCCCACCCATTTCAAATTTCAGCCCATGGACGCCATGGACCTCCAACTTCCCGACGCACAATTCGATCTGGTGTTAGGGGCTGAAATCATCGAACACGTTCAGGACTCCGACCAGATGCTCCGCGAAGTTCACCGTGTCCTCAAACCCGGGGGGCGCTTCCTCTTCAACTCGGCCAATCGCGACAGTCTTCATTTGCGCATCATCCGTGGCATGGGTCATCCCGAAGTCCGCAGCACCTATGAACATTTTCGGGAATACGGTTACATTGAGATCCAGGGGATACTCGATCAAATTGGCTTTGCGGTCACCGCCAGCGAAGGCGTTTTCATCCACCCCTATCTCAGCATTCCCGGAATCGATGAAAGCGTAAAAAACATCATCCTCGACGATCCCCACATCGTGGAAAGCCTGCGTGAAATCGGCAACCGTGCCGGCCCCGAGTTTTGTTTTGAATTCATGATCGCAGCGACCAAAATTCCGAACCCTGCCTGAAGCGCCCCTCGGTTTGCCGACAATGCCCGGATGATCGGGATCATCGATGGGGAATTCGAGCACTCGCAATCGCCCGTCTCAAAGCCGGGATGAGTGTCCCCGTTTTGTGCCACACCATCCGTCCCGGAATCGCATCCATCCATCCATCCATACGACTCAACCAGCGCGCCAAGCACCTTGGGAACCCCCTCCGCGCAACTCACATTGGCGATTCCACCGAGGAAGGCGTCCCCGCCCGCGAAGATCTCGCTGTCCAAACAGCTCACCGTGTTGCGCAGCCCCACCCGCTACGGCAGCGTCACCATCAGCATCCTAGCCCCTTATTCCCCCAGCGAGGACACCCTCACCAGCCGCCGCGAGTCCCTCACCCTCGCCATCGACGAAGCCCTTATCAGTTAACGAAGCGCGACATCTTCGGCCAATTCTCACGAGCACCAAACGTGCGCCCCAGGAAGCTTGTAATGAACGACAAGGCTAACCACTGAGCACAACCAGCAGAAGCGTCGCAGTATCCACATCCATAAATTCACTTTTTAGCTTGATTGCACGTAGAGAAAACAATCCTTATGATGCAATTCATCGGTTGTTTGCGGGCATTCAACACAAATCACCCACCCCAAAGCCCCATCCCTTTTTTAGCGACTTAGTTGTGCTTATTTGCGGACACGGTTATGCAGCGAATTTTGCCTTGTTCAAAATCATCGATCGCGACATCAAAAGCAGCAGCAACGGCTACAACGTTCCGGAGAATAGGATATCTTCAACGCCACAACCGGCCTCGCCTGAGTTCGCTAGGGCTTCACCCCTGACGGTCAAAACGACATCGAAGTCAAAGTCACCTCATTCGGCACCGGCCCCGTAAGCGGCGTCCCCTACAAAGTAAGCGTCGACGACTCCACCGCCACAGGTCTGGTCAGCAGCTTGTCAAACAAGACCAGCCCATCCACCAACAACAATGGCCACAGTTGGGGCAACAGCATCGACATCCTTTTTCTCTCAAACACCACCATTACCCCAAATCAGATCAGCGACTACCCCTTCTCCAGAGGAATACCGCAGCCACAACGTGGGAGGATTGCTTGACTGCCGCCACCATTACCGATATGGCCCTCAATAACTTCACCCTCATCACCGTCACGGAACCCTCTCGTTTCTCCCTGCTCCTCGGTGCATTGACACCGCCCCTTCTTCATCGCGCCCTTCTGATCTAGAAGCTTTATCTCCACCCGCCCTATTTTGTCGAAACGAACCCAAGACAAATCGATGGACTTCAGATAAAAAGGATTCCCTCCTTTCACAAGTCCTCATCAATGTCTTCGTTTAACGCTACTACCACCCACCCCTTCCGCCTTCACAGCTTTAGCACCCCCCTCCTCAGCCTACTGCTCACCACATTCTTCCTCGTTTACCCGGCCCAAGCCAACGAGCCTGTCAGCTTTGAAATAGCCGCCGCCCCGTCCTGGGTCCTCCCTATCACCCCTCCAACAGGCAACCAAAACAGCCCCGACACCATTGAGGGCGGCATCGACTTCCTGCTTCTCGACAACCAGGAAAACTTCGCCACCAAATCCGTCTACTACCATCAGGCACGCCAGATCCTCACCGATCAAGGCGTGCAAGACGGTTCCGACATCTCCGTGTCATTCGACCCCACCTACCAAAAACTTACCTTCCACTACATTCGCGTCAGTCGCGCAGGCACCCCCGCCCCCACCGACCACCTTGATCGCAAACACTTCCAAATCCTGCGCCGCGAAACCGAAATGGAATACTTCCTCCTTGATGGCCGCTACACCGCCCAGTGTGTCCTCGAAGACGTTCGCGTCGGCGACATTATCGAATACGCCTACACCATCGACGGCGCCAATCCCGTCATGGCAGGCAAAAACTCCGCCATCTACTACACCACATGGCGCGTGCCAGTCGGCCACATCGTTGTCCGTTTCCTCTACCCGCAAAATCATCCCATCCACTTCCAGGCCACCAATAAGAACATCACCCCAAAAATCACCTCGACCAACGGCCTCACCGAATGGTTTTGGGAAGAGCACAACGTCGCCCCCAGACAACAGGACCCCTCAACTCCCGCCGATTACGATCCCTACAGTAGAATCGAAGCCAGCGATTTTCTCAGTTGGAATGAAGTCGTTGAATGGGCCCTGCCGTTCTACACCCCCATAAAAACACTCTCCCCAAACCTCAACGCCGAAGTCCAAAAACTCCGCGACATTATCGATGCCGACAGGCGCATCCTCGCCGCCATGGCTTTTGTCCAAGACGAGATCCGCTACCTGTCAGTCTCCTCAAGCATCCACTCCCACCAGCCCAGCGCACCCGAAGAAGTGCTGCGCCGTCGATTTGGCGACTGCAAAGACAAAACCCTGCTATGCGCCACCCTGCTGGAACACTGCGGCATCTCCGTCTCCCCCGTCCTCGTCAGCAGCAGCAACCGCAGCACCGTCATCGACATGTTGCCCTCCCCTTACGCCTTCGACCACGTCATCCTTCAAGTCGAGACCCCACGCAACACCTACTGGCTTGACGTCACTGGCTCCAACCAACGCGGCCCGCTCGACCAAGTTTACATCTCCAACTTCGGCCAGGGACTGGTCATTACCCCAGGAAAAAGCCTCCTCACCGCCTTTAAAGCCCCCGCCACATCCATCCCAAAAACCACCATCCAGGAAAACTACATCATCCGCGAACCCGGCCAAAACAGCCTCCTCGACGTCACCACCATCTATCACGGTGCCGCCGCCGACAGCACACGTTCCAACTTCAAAAACGAAAGCCGCGCCACCCTCCAAAAAAACTACCTCAAATACTACTTCCCCAAATTCCCCGAAATCACCGCGCGCCAGCCTCTCAAAATCACCGAACTACCCGACCAAAACGCCTGCAAAGTCGAAGAGCAATACACCCTCACCAACATCTGGAAACTCAACGAAAAAGAAAACACCTACACCCTCTCCATCAGCTCCTCTGAACTGCTCTCCCAACTTGGCGACCCCATCGCCCTCCCACGCGAAGATCCCGTCGCCTGGCATCACCCCGCCAAACTCAGCCACGAAATCAACCTCCAATTCTTCCAACCTTGGGAAATTGAAGGAGAATCCACGCACGCCACCAGCGACGCTTTTCAATTCGATCACTCCACCAAAGTCAAGGCCTCCA
The genomic region above belongs to Phragmitibacter flavus and contains:
- a CDS encoding glycosyltransferase family 4 protein; translation: MQTAGIDVQIHTVPLPGRDHIAPPANAHTISKLTLPPEGSLIILCLDPQNVANLTDRVHPDFFTGRRYHVAVWFWELNAIPLSTIRASQNVDEVWVVTPFIRDAFARELTIPVRTFPHPIDPAILDSINPIKAPAVDGRFVFLFSFAYDSYGPRKNPEAICRAFASAFPEPTEDGPVLIIKSSKSNETWVMNHTRMVTEWSHRPDIYFIDGVMTDQARLELVKRCDCYVSLHRSEGLGLTIMEAMALGKPCIATGFSGNLSFMNDENSALVPWVPTRDGLHAPPYNELPEAEWAEPDITAAAAAMHRIFRDPAYAQAIGRQAASDIRSIYSLQAVGEKLRSLIDSSPVPAAPGDEPHPGHRFSSPISDAVSIPTLTGNSIESCYAQATRALKAIKLEIQNRPPASPLSSPSGSNHQELATFLTQLVDVCQLSLTALKEKEKSLVTIVRDLNSLFGSIQIPALSDLDAETTEMLLTTSSSRPSTETFHTKAVRSLNAFKSDLKQRKNGQSSNSKISTEEAAAFLSQLTDSCHLALKAVKEKEESIMSAVRGIDARLILMEDQVSKLFPLVAALSKAQHSKSSDWERLGIEAPSY
- a CDS encoding class I SAM-dependent methyltransferase, with protein sequence MPFPHQDRCWHEVATFVQRHATPNAALLAPDEFVEIFDNVYSYEAPGLDPTIKYDWIIIHKGLCDRLDQVFINSVVAAVPPLLANDVFVVFSKTAGLNPLPPNSVHINALRHALRSLPKQAHAPVHPSARIRPVNFTKLDVEGVREAMNSRYRQDEHDEFGGYEHPHLWDQVRYHEVDRLFHQLIGDVRELDVLEIGCGIGRNTKFFEHAASYLGTDLSDVAIAKAQQRGFDPTHFKFQPMDAMDLQLPDAQFDLVLGAEIIEHVQDSDQMLREVHRVLKPGGRFLFNSANRDSLHLRIIRGMGHPEVRSTYEHFREYGYIEIQGILDQIGFAVTASEGVFIHPYLSIPGIDESVKNIILDDPHIVESLREIGNRAGPEFCFEFMIAATKIPNPA
- a CDS encoding DUF3857 domain-containing protein, which gives rise to MSSFNATTTHPFRLHSFSTPLLSLLLTTFFLVYPAQANEPVSFEIAAAPSWVLPITPPTGNQNSPDTIEGGIDFLLLDNQENFATKSVYYHQARQILTDQGVQDGSDISVSFDPTYQKLTFHYIRVSRAGTPAPTDHLDRKHFQILRRETEMEYFLLDGRYTAQCVLEDVRVGDIIEYAYTIDGANPVMAGKNSAIYYTTWRVPVGHIVVRFLYPQNHPIHFQATNKNITPKITSTNGLTEWFWEEHNVAPRQQDPSTPADYDPYSRIEASDFLSWNEVVEWALPFYTPIKTLSPNLNAEVQKLRDIIDADRRILAAMAFVQDEIRYLSVSSSIHSHQPSAPEEVLRRRFGDCKDKTLLCATLLEHCGISVSPVLVSSSNRSTVIDMLPSPYAFDHVILQVETPRNTYWLDVTGSNQRGPLDQVYISNFGQGLVITPGKSLLTAFKAPATSIPKTTIQENYIIREPGQNSLLDVTTIYHGAAADSTRSNFKNESRATLQKNYLKYYFPKFPEITARQPLKITELPDQNACKVEEQYTLTNIWKLNEKENTYTLSISSSELLSQLGDPIALPREDPVAWHHPAKLSHEINLQFFQPWEIEGESTHATSDAFQFDHSTKVKASTITLNYQYQTLADRVLANKIPAHNQAVEKATGALGYTFTYRTPEQQTLTLANQPNNPNWLILLCSALIFVASIIGCIVIYKCTAKVPPLLPSIENAAYEGLSGWLVIVGLQTIARPISLIAYMVPLFAIFDQTRWNALTHPSSTQYHPMWMPVLLFEWTFNLLALVFSTMLIIMYFKKRAFFRTGTIIILAASVLGLSIDYLISEDLLSVVSPETPDDVMSDIMRTIVASSIWIPYMLISKRAKATFRH